tgccctgcacgattttgtgcagggcaaaggagggcatcggagcatgaactgctccaatgctcccgTCAGGGATGCTGCCGGAGTGAAAATGAaggaatgtccgggttcagctctgaacccggacaacccctttaaatgagtacTTTCATTTCAAGAAAATTTGcacaaatcaatagtacaagtgaaTACAAGAAACCCAGCAATTTATCATATAGCAGAAAAATGCTTCTTTATACACTTATCAGCCACTTCTCCTGCACTGATCATTTACCTTCAATTAAGAGCTAAAATGAGTCTCGAGTGACTAGACGGATTATGATGTCACTGAAGGGTCGATGTTACATGTTGCTCATAGAAGTCTATGAAGAGAGAAGGAGAGAGCAGCTGGAAGGAGACAGAGGCACAGATTCACAAACACTGCTGCATCATCCAAGTTTACAAACGGATGTAAGTGAAGGATTCCCAGCAACAATGTTTGGTACTGCTGTACTATGTCCTCCACGCTGCAGAGGATGAGGGTTTCCTTTTCTGTGTATGTGAGACATCACAGCAGCTAGTCTACACACTAGTTCAGGGAAAGCAGACACTAGGGCCCATGCATACGGTGCAGAAAATAGACACCAAAACAGCACATAAAGCCACACTCTATCATCATTTTGGTGCAGATCTTCTGTTTGACAACTATATTGAAGTCTATAGGGAAAACCACTACAGTAGGGGCGGAAATGCACAATTGACatactgcggattttaaaatccacaaagCAGGTACATTTCTGCACcgaagggaaaaaaaatgaaaataaatgcaaagtgtacatgagtttTGTCAAATCTCATTAGCTTTGCTGGTATTGTATTTCTCTGTGGTTTTCCCCAAGAAAATCTGCACGTAATACGCAAGAGGTGCAGTTACCCTCTGAAATGGAGTCTGCGGGGGCGGGGACTAGCGATTACTGCAAAATACACAGAAAATAATGAGCAGATATCGTTTTAATTCTTATGTACACACCGCTTATTCAGAAAGGTAACCTGAAATGACATGTTGTCAAGACAGCCAACTTTGGCCACTTCTACCTTCACTTTTGAAAACTACACAGTGCTTAAAGGGGAAGACCAACAGGCAAATTATTTTTAGCAGAAGATAGAACGTGTATGAAGGCGCTCATTCATCAAGGTCATGGTATGTCTATAGTAATTATCACAGTATCCGTCAGAGCAACTGGCCGTACGTTTTGCTAGTCATCTGACTGGCTCTCAATCACAATACTAATTAAGAAAGCCAGTCAGATGACCAGCGTAACATCTTGAAACGAAAAATAAGAccagtccagttgctctgacttgTCACTACTAAAATAagcacttgaaaaaaaaaaatcaaacatacCGCGCACTTATCTACCCGATTTAGCATATGCTTTTACCCAGTTTAGAAAATGTACCCACAGTAATGTGTTGATTTCTATTTACCTTGTTACTGAGATAAGTCTTTGTCCGTATCTCTTCCTACCGATGGATACAAAACTCCCGGTGTCTTGTACTAACAGCTcctgccccggccggtggcgtgGAGCTGTACAGAAAGGAGCGGAGCGGCTAGTGACGTTACTCCTGCAGCTAAGGGTACTTGCAGGTGCCAAAATTCCTCCAATGCGTTTCGGACAGTAGGTCCTTCCTCAGGGAGAATTACATGGCTCTTCCCAGGTGCCCTCTTTATGTGCACTCGCTCTAAGGTATTACCTATTTAACTCCTTGTTATCCGCACCCTGTTGTGATGTATCCCAAAGGCAGGCTACTTTACATATGCATTCTTATGTTATTCGAATGCAAACATTTCTATCTCAGTATTCAAGCCGATGGGTATTGGGGAATTCATATAAAACATCCATTTTGTTTCCGCTCTAGACATATCTTTAATAAAGTCACCACCCCTTTCATTCTTCTTGACCATTTCTATTTCGCAGAACGTTGATCCACTGAAGCTTCCTTCGTGCTTTTCTTTATAGCGGTGTGATAGCAGGTGTCCCTTAGATTTCtttgtatattatatacatgTTCCCCTATTCTTTTCTTTAGCTGCCTTTTTGTGCTCCCCAATGTATATTTTATTGCAAGGACATGTTATTATGTATATTACTCCCCAACTGATAAATTGTTTAATGTCATGTTTATAGGAACCCTCATTATTTGCGTTTGAATTATATTGCTATGTGATTTTTTACAGAGGTAAAATCCTTTTATTAGCTGACTTGCACTTTGTATCTCCTTTTTATCGCTTATTGATATACATTTGTTTGTATCCATCGGTAGGAACAAAGATTTCTCAGTAACAAGTTAAATACAAACCTGTGCAGATAGAAGTCAACACATTACTGTGGGTACATTTTCTAAACAGGGTAAAAGCATATGCTAAATCAGGTAGATAAGTGTGCGGTATGTTTGATATTTTTTTCAAGGGTGTTGTTCCATGCAGTAGTTGCCAGCGGCCCTACAGCAATACCGCTGCCATATCAGGGGCAATCAGGAAAGAAGCGCTATTGAAACATTCCTTTTTTATTCTACTAAAATAAGCAAGTAATATTAGAAAGTGGCACTAAAGAtggccatagcctttaaagagattctgtcacctctttttaccctatagagatgcggacatgcacggctagatcattgctagcatgtccgcaatatacctgtcctatagctctgtttggttatatatatatagatgtaaatcagcctggtaaggagcccaaggggctgtactaaccgttctggagcagaGCCCAGCACCGCCGGTATCCAGGAATCTTCTCCTTGCTCAGATAGCCGTAACCTCGCGGTGCGCGAGCTCGCACATGCacagttcattccctgaggctgatgccagcacagggaaggaacactatgccgccACTGCGCATCGAGAGATTACAGAGCTCGGACTGTGTGAGAAAGGGggagattcctggatacaggcggtgctgggctccagaatCTTATttaggactaaggctactttcacacttgcgtttttgctggatccggcagggttcagcaaaaacacttccgttctgataatacaaccatctccaTCAGTTATGTgaagatccggttgtattatctttaacagtcaagtcgtccccattgacttgcattgtgggcttgctccgcatcccaggacggaaagcaaaccgtagcatgctgcggtttgctctccagtattagaacggaatggaatgcattttggagcactccgttctgtttaattacattttgtccccattggcaatggggacaaaatggaagcgtttttttcccagtatgacggatctcaataccggaaaatattaacgctagtgtgaaagtagccttacacactcaggtcgttaaaggggttgtcttacttcagcaaatgacatttgcCATGTagagagttaatacaaggcacttactaatgtgtggcgattgtccatattgcctcctttgctggtttgatagttttccatcacattatacactgctcgtttccatggttacagccacACTACAATCTAGCCGCAGCAGTCGTgcttggacactataggaaaaagcacttaCCTATGTGTGCTCCAGAGGTCCCAGCTACCAGAGAGGCTAGCATGTTTTCCTATAGTGATATATGATAatatagattgcagggtggtcacaaccatggaaacgagcagtgtataatgtgatggaaaaatgaatccagccagcaaaggaggcaatatggacaatcacaatgcattagtaagtgccttgtaataacttcctCCACATGATTaatgccatctgctgaagtgagacaaacccttttaaTCTACTGTACGCACTGTGCATACCACTGACATGCATTGTAAAATAAATGTGCAAAGAATCTTTTGGAAACAAGTGTAAAATACTGAAATCAGCTGCCACACTCTTACCCTACGCatggcttcctcctcttcttgaCGCTTCTCGTAATGTGCAAAGTCATCAAAGATAGAGGTTGTATGCTTGAAAGTCGCAATTATTTTAAGGACTTGCTTGGctttttctaggggtacctcttGAGTGTCCCTTGAGTTGGTAACAGGCTTATTGTCGTTGTTTTCCAAACGAATGTGTCGCAGTTGGTTGTTGGGAACGTCTTTGACAAAGACCCATTTGACTTCAAACTTTCCCTTCCACTTGTCTTGTGACCAGACTCCAGCATACGCATTATAGTCTACAATAGACTTCATCTCTGCGACTCCACAAAAATGTCCACTCCCATTTACGCTGAAGAGTAAATAAAGTGGCCCTTTACCATTCAAGGATCGGTAAGCAGCATCCAAACGCTTATTGCCATGCTCAGTACTGCACCAGATTGAGTACTTGATAGAGCGGTGAATATCGTCCTCGGAGTAGCTTTTGATTATAAACACGCGCCCATTTTTCAGACTCCAGTCAAAGTCTTTGGGATTATAGTTGTTTATGGCCTTCAATTTCTCCAGTACAGGGTGAACCTCAACACCTGGTGAGGAGCTGACAGGCACAACACCTAGGCTAAAGTTCTCATTTCCAGATAAATTGTTCTGATTGAAGCCTACGCCCCGGTTCCTAGGTGCCACCCAGCGGTTCTGAAGCTGCTGCTGCACCTGGTGTGTCGGGGGCGGCTGCTGAGGTCCTTGTTGCTGCTGAAGCTGCTGTTGAGGCAGTTGGTTTTGCACCATGGGTAGAGGTTGCGTTAATGGCTGAGGCTGCTGAATTACAGGCTGAGGAGGCATAACTGGCTGAGCAAGAGGGGTCTTTACCACAGCCCCCTTATCATCCCAAGTTCCAAtattgatgttgtgttttataggCGGTGGAGGAACTGCAGTGCTACCAATACCCATATTGCCCTTAGGTTTAAGTTTAGGCTGAGGTTTTGCTGGCTTTCGAGCAATGGCAGCCCAAGAGGTTGGTTTGGGTGCAGAACTGCTAACTGGAGGCACGCTATTTGCGGCTATACTAGTCATTCCTGCACTAGTCAAGGCTGAGCCAACAGTTTTTGTTAcagcagcagtcatgtccccGCCAATCTTCAGTCCTGTCATTCCTTGCTCGATGCTGTTAATCCCTGGCACTTTACTTAAAGTATCACTGCCAAAACCAGCTTGGCCATCAGTAATGGCTCTACCAAGGGAACTAGGGGGGTATCCGTAGCTGCTGCTATATGCAGAACTTTGAGTCGATTGTCCCTGAGATCCACTTGTCCCCCATGTGGAGAAGTCTGCATTCCCAGGAAAAAAGTTAAACCCATGCTGGCTTAGGAAAGGAGGAGTGTTCCCCAAAGCGCCAGGCTGACTAAACACTCCATCCGGTATGTAGTGGTGTTCTCCATTGCTCATCTGTCCATACAAGTACGGCATTGGTGGGTCTCCTGCGGTTGACCATGCTGCCTCACCAAGGGAGTAAGGAAATCCAATGGATGGCGCATAATAACTAGGCATGTAAGGGTCTGACATTGGTGGATAGCTATTACTctgtaacaaagaaaaaaaattattaacttcAATAGACAACTAACGCCATAGTGGAAATATTTTAcagtcaggtaaaaaaaaaaggtgcaacttGCATGAAAGATGTTCATCTTACAGAAAAGAAAAATTAATATTGTTCTAAGCAGATAACTTATGCCGGTAACAGCTGACTACTACCAATTGCCATCAGCATTTTTTAAGCCCCTTACCCAGCTTTCAACAGACTTAATACACTGCCGAGTTCCATAAAGGTGCATAATTCTGAAGGAATATAGGGGGcaattaaagcggttgtctcacctaagacattggtggcatagcgCTAGGGTAGGCCACCAATGTCAAATTGATGCGGGTCCTACCTATAGAACGGAACCCCTAAAGTGAACAGAGGGCAGCCGCACCATTTCCAGTGGTCCCATATAAGTGAACAGAGGGGCGACCTCACTTGAGCGGTGGGCTCTTCATTAATTTTTAtgagacttccgaaaatagctcaGTGCtttcgctcagctattttcggaactcagAGAGAAATTAATGAAGAGCACGCTGCTCATGCACGGCTGCTCTCTTTTACTTTCAGGCGCCTGTTTtggagacctgcacctatccaacattggtggcatattcttGCAAAAGGACACGAATGTCTGAGATGGTAGGACCCCTTTAAGACTCATAATTCATATACAAAACTTGTGTCAGCATGACCAAccctactgcctggtagggttgttcatgctgattaaaattataGCTTTCTTTTGTTTGTATGTAAAACAGCTGTAGAGATATCTGCATTTGTATTCATACGCaaatgagcaagttggagcaccaggaggtgcAATTGAATCATTGGAGCACTGTTTTTGTGACATTggtgtgctctgcacactccccacTCCCCACTCCCATTGATTGACATATTTTGACgtcagcatgctgagggcagagttgTGTCCTAGAATGTACATATTGTATACAATATAGCCTTACCATGTTGAACTTGAAACTAAaggttttctatgcttagaaagctaatagatatcactggtttattcacaggcacattATACGATTATAAGAGCATCAGCATATATGTATTCATAtaaaaacacttaaagggttatgcaggcagtttatattgatgacgcatcctta
This sequence is a window from Bufo gargarizans isolate SCDJY-AF-19 chromosome 5, ASM1485885v1, whole genome shotgun sequence. Protein-coding genes within it:
- the YTHDF3 gene encoding YTH domain-containing family protein 3 isoform X1, with the translated sequence MSATSVDQRPKGQGNKVAVQNGSMHQKDAVNDDDFEPYLTSQTNQSNSYPPMSDPYMPSYYAPSIGFPYSLGEAAWSTAGDPPMPYLYGQMSNGEHHYIPDGVFSQPGALGNTPPFLSQHGFNFFPGNADFSTWGTSGSQGQSTQSSAYSSSYGYPPSSLGRAITDGQAGFGSDTLSKVPGINSIEQGMTGLKIGGDMTAAVTKTVGSALTSAGMTSIAANSVPPVSSSAPKPTSWAAIARKPAKPQPKLKPKGNMGIGSTAVPPPPIKHNINIGTWDDKGAVVKTPLAQPVMPPQPVIQQPQPLTQPLPMVQNQLPQQQLQQQQGPQQPPPTHQVQQQLQNRWVAPRNRGVGFNQNNLSGNENFSLGVVPVSSSPGVEVHPVLEKLKAINNYNPKDFDWSLKNGRVFIIKSYSEDDIHRSIKYSIWCSTEHGNKRLDAAYRSLNGKGPLYLLFSVNGSGHFCGVAEMKSIVDYNAYAGVWSQDKWKGKFEVKWVFVKDVPNNQLRHIRLENNDNKPVTNSRDTQEVPLEKAKQVLKIIATFKHTTSIFDDFAHYEKRQEEEEAMRRERNRNKQ
- the YTHDF3 gene encoding YTH domain-containing family protein 3 isoform X2 produces the protein MHQKDAVNDDDFEPYLTSQTNQSNSYPPMSDPYMPSYYAPSIGFPYSLGEAAWSTAGDPPMPYLYGQMSNGEHHYIPDGVFSQPGALGNTPPFLSQHGFNFFPGNADFSTWGTSGSQGQSTQSSAYSSSYGYPPSSLGRAITDGQAGFGSDTLSKVPGINSIEQGMTGLKIGGDMTAAVTKTVGSALTSAGMTSIAANSVPPVSSSAPKPTSWAAIARKPAKPQPKLKPKGNMGIGSTAVPPPPIKHNINIGTWDDKGAVVKTPLAQPVMPPQPVIQQPQPLTQPLPMVQNQLPQQQLQQQQGPQQPPPTHQVQQQLQNRWVAPRNRGVGFNQNNLSGNENFSLGVVPVSSSPGVEVHPVLEKLKAINNYNPKDFDWSLKNGRVFIIKSYSEDDIHRSIKYSIWCSTEHGNKRLDAAYRSLNGKGPLYLLFSVNGSGHFCGVAEMKSIVDYNAYAGVWSQDKWKGKFEVKWVFVKDVPNNQLRHIRLENNDNKPVTNSRDTQEVPLEKAKQVLKIIATFKHTTSIFDDFAHYEKRQEEEEAMRRERNRNKQ